The following proteins come from a genomic window of Mammaliicoccus sp. Marseille-Q6498:
- a CDS encoding efflux RND transporter periplasmic adaptor subunit: MKKKLVWIIGIVIILLLVLAAFIVKQTSSQKDDKNDGYDTYEVKKESALSISGNAAPTKIKTYNNNDQLGEFVSTVVEDGQTVKQGDELINYNINDQKRQSLADKVDAAQKKVDQDYKDINQQPNNNDLQKTLSQDSNALNEANKQLSQYDKQVSGSVYASFDGKIEMENNNDASSGEPILKLVSKESQIKSSVSEFDINKIKVGDKANISVNSTGENAKGKITKISELPTSFNDDSKGSDMTQADPESEHTQASNPVSNNPSGGKDNSKYSVMIGKIDTPIRSGFSTEVEIPLDTIKLPKSVLTKDNNVFVLNKNKKVEKRDINIERKNGEVYLEKGLKSGDKLIVSPKKTLNNGEKVEVSS, encoded by the coding sequence TTGAAGAAGAAATTAGTATGGATAATTGGCATCGTCATTATCCTATTGTTAGTCTTAGCCGCTTTTATTGTTAAACAGACGAGTAGTCAAAAAGACGATAAAAACGACGGTTATGATACATATGAAGTGAAAAAAGAATCTGCATTAAGCATCTCCGGGAATGCTGCGCCAACTAAGATTAAAACTTATAACAATAATGATCAATTAGGTGAATTTGTCAGCACGGTTGTGGAAGATGGTCAAACTGTGAAACAAGGCGATGAGTTGATTAATTACAATATTAATGATCAAAAGCGTCAATCGTTAGCGGATAAAGTAGATGCAGCGCAAAAGAAAGTTGATCAAGACTATAAAGATATCAATCAACAGCCAAACAACAACGATTTACAAAAAACGTTATCTCAAGATTCAAATGCATTAAATGAAGCAAATAAACAATTATCTCAATATGATAAACAAGTGAGTGGTAGTGTTTATGCATCATTTGACGGCAAAATTGAAATGGAAAATAACAATGATGCAAGCAGTGGAGAACCGATATTAAAATTAGTTTCTAAAGAATCTCAAATTAAATCATCTGTTTCTGAATTTGATATTAACAAAATCAAAGTCGGCGATAAAGCGAATATTTCTGTAAATAGTACAGGTGAAAATGCAAAAGGTAAAATAACAAAAATTTCTGAACTGCCTACAAGCTTTAATGATGATTCAAAAGGAAGCGACATGACTCAAGCAGATCCAGAGAGTGAGCATACACAGGCATCTAACCCTGTTTCTAATAACCCAAGTGGTGGGAAAGACAACTCTAAATATTCAGTTATGATTGGGAAAATAGATACACCAATTCGCAGTGGATTTTCAACTGAAGTAGAAATTCCTTTAGATACGATTAAATTACCTAAAAGTGTCTTAACAAAAGACAATAACGTATTTGTCTTGAATAAAAACAAAAAAGTAGAAAAACGTGATATTAATATTGAACGTAAAAATGGTGAAGTATACCTTGAAAAAGGACTAAAATCTGGCGACAAACTGATCGTTTCACCTAAAAAGACATTAAATAACGGTGAAAAAGTTGAGGTATCTTCATGA
- a CDS encoding NgoFVII family restriction endonuclease, producing MSVYNSNLFENVIIKNVEFENLKIITGYASATFLKKVIEELPQLNIEIYIGMSQQGISTENHSEFCDIMSNCKNINIYYQYIGINNHMKLFEFKNNSGSKVFIGSANFTENGFIKNQEILGEVNLDPTSMFLRQKELSIMCTHPDVDTLIDFYIEENEEQEVDQIIKGKNIIEGENENNIYKKSKKSSYIPTFKKLRNNPNTHYFNKFDIEVVLDEKANPTWSEKGINAWVNNKSPHIQSTLRVVFEKYFPTDEIFEVYTDDGFKFKCRISGKFNSELQFINENIYEYIKNRINLNQNRPISRNDLTEYGKTKFHFIKVEKNIYLLDFASEK from the coding sequence TTGTCAGTTTATAATAGTAATTTGTTTGAAAATGTTATTATAAAAAATGTTGAATTTGAAAATTTAAAAATAATAACTGGTTATGCTTCAGCAACATTTTTAAAAAAAGTTATAGAAGAATTGCCTCAATTGAATATTGAAATATATATAGGAATGTCTCAACAAGGAATTTCTACTGAAAATCACAGTGAATTTTGTGATATAATGAGCAATTGTAAAAATATAAATATCTACTATCAATATATAGGTATAAATAATCATATGAAACTTTTTGAGTTTAAAAATAATTCTGGAAGTAAAGTCTTTATTGGATCCGCTAATTTTACTGAAAATGGATTTATTAAGAATCAAGAAATATTGGGAGAAGTTAATTTAGATCCTACTTCTATGTTTTTAAGGCAAAAAGAGCTGTCAATTATGTGCACTCATCCCGATGTAGATACCCTTATTGATTTTTATATTGAAGAAAATGAAGAACAAGAAGTAGATCAGATTATTAAAGGAAAGAACATAATTGAAGGAGAAAATGAAAATAATATTTATAAAAAATCAAAAAAATCTAGTTATATACCGACTTTCAAAAAATTAAGAAATAATCCAAATACACACTATTTTAATAAATTTGATATTGAAGTTGTATTGGATGAAAAAGCAAATCCTACGTGGTCAGAAAAAGGTATAAATGCTTGGGTCAATAATAAATCTCCACATATTCAATCAACTTTAAGAGTTGTGTTCGAGAAATATTTTCCCACTGATGAAATTTTTGAGGTATACACGGATGATGGTTTCAAATTTAAATGTAGAATAAGTGGGAAATTTAATAGTGAATTACAATTTATTAATGAAAATATTTATGAGTATATAAAAAATAGAATTAATTTGAATCAGAATAGACCTATTAGTAGAAATGATTTAACAGAATATGGCAAAACTAAATTTCATTTTATCAAAGTAGAAAAAAATATATACTTGTTAGACTTTGCAAGTGAGAAATAG
- a CDS encoding Z1 domain-containing protein, with translation MNFNDIKYSQIKSFIESQYNTHEDWKIIKDLSFFSFGSYEERIEIIKNIHNDIQEEITPEFWNELVDFEMNKGKEKNVIKLGRFIKNDVKIPNDKYSSWQLYKTKLLNQNWSVKSVDSIKRSTFEILQFLSMSTENSDPIKGLVIGNVQSGKTANMAGLMAMAADNGFNYFIVLSGVIENLRQQTSNRLYNDMNTTGTGNLHWNQVDNPSIRSIRPEHQISNFNLGPSDKDRYFSVCLKNKGRLEQLIKWLFQDKNKAKQLKILVIDDEADQASVNTKSLESEELTTINNLIRKLVNTKKVKGMNYVSYTATPYANVLNETDNESLYPKDFIILLDQSEDYIGPKQLFGSEEPERSPNIDIVKDILDRDKEIIKAIQEGKSSEPLPISFKKSIQWFLLSVASMRALDYEKPISMLIHTSFRISHHEMIARRVNEYLYEIREKFEEILPTFKDLYFDEKKEFQRSHFLKGMENYSTPNEVPNYPEWEIVRKYLFELFNLPDKNFVSHIQTGESGEPKFHEGIHLVIDNSKTKAEDQIVRLVYPSKKQLPKVAPAFIIVGGNTLSRGLTLEGLTTSFFLRTTNQADTLMQMGRWFGYRKGYEIFPRVWLDKMALERYQFLSQMNEELREEINVYADNGLTPLEYAPRIKNSPNYNLIRITSNNKMQSAKPAKYNFAGFNTQTIYFENDEEKLTRNLETTQVFLNNLDTPEINKNKMIWRNVETNHVKHFLEEYIVCDSDIKMSSLPALIEWVEKNSENLSNWNIVFSSIEDINNTENLENDWNIHGFSPKVVRRTKLKNRSTDEIANIGVLRTPSDLLADIKDKLKPGEKGANEPSVIQKIREKYNYGNVPQLIIYRINKGSESIEEFERNNPHLPNRNPLNFPKEPIGINILIPGTSNSKNLETYISAQIQNRNHMVDEDEYKEEE, from the coding sequence ATGAATTTTAATGATATAAAATATTCGCAGATTAAATCCTTTATTGAAAGTCAATATAACACTCATGAAGACTGGAAAATAATTAAAGATCTTAGTTTCTTTTCGTTTGGATCTTATGAAGAGAGAATTGAAATAATTAAAAATATTCATAATGATATACAAGAAGAAATCACACCAGAATTTTGGAATGAATTAGTCGATTTTGAAATGAATAAAGGTAAAGAAAAAAATGTAATAAAATTAGGAAGATTTATAAAAAATGATGTTAAGATTCCAAATGATAAATACTCATCATGGCAATTGTATAAAACTAAGTTATTGAATCAAAACTGGTCTGTGAAATCTGTAGATAGTATTAAGAGGTCAACATTTGAAATATTACAATTTTTATCAATGTCTACAGAAAATAGTGATCCAATAAAAGGATTAGTAATAGGGAATGTACAATCTGGAAAAACCGCAAATATGGCTGGACTAATGGCAATGGCTGCAGATAATGGGTTTAACTATTTTATTGTCTTATCAGGTGTTATTGAAAATTTAAGACAACAAACTTCAAATAGATTGTATAACGATATGAACACTACAGGGACTGGAAATTTACATTGGAATCAAGTTGATAATCCTTCTATTAGATCTATAAGACCTGAACATCAAATTAGTAACTTTAATCTTGGCCCAAGTGATAAAGATAGATATTTTTCAGTTTGTTTAAAGAATAAAGGAAGACTAGAACAACTTATAAAATGGTTGTTTCAGGATAAGAATAAAGCGAAACAACTTAAGATATTAGTAATAGACGATGAGGCTGATCAAGCTAGTGTTAATACCAAGTCATTAGAAAGTGAAGAGCTAACTACGATAAATAATTTAATTAGAAAATTGGTGAATACTAAAAAAGTTAAAGGAATGAATTACGTTTCTTATACAGCTACTCCATACGCAAATGTTTTAAATGAAACTGATAATGAATCATTATATCCAAAAGATTTTATTATTTTATTAGATCAGTCTGAAGATTATATAGGTCCAAAACAATTATTTGGATCTGAAGAACCAGAAAGAAGTCCTAATATTGATATTGTAAAAGATATTTTAGATAGAGACAAAGAGATTATAAAAGCTATTCAGGAAGGGAAAAGTAGTGAACCTTTACCTATAAGTTTTAAAAAATCTATACAATGGTTCTTATTAAGTGTGGCTTCTATGAGAGCTTTAGATTATGAAAAACCTATATCAATGTTAATACACACAAGTTTTAGAATTTCTCATCATGAAATGATTGCTAGGCGTGTAAATGAATATCTATATGAAATAAGGGAGAAATTCGAAGAGATATTACCTACTTTTAAAGACTTATATTTTGATGAAAAAAAAGAGTTTCAACGATCTCACTTTTTAAAAGGAATGGAAAACTATTCTACTCCAAACGAAGTACCAAATTATCCAGAATGGGAAATCGTAAGAAAGTATTTGTTTGAATTGTTTAATTTACCAGATAAAAATTTTGTCAGTCATATTCAAACTGGAGAAAGTGGAGAACCTAAGTTTCATGAAGGAATTCATCTAGTTATTGATAATAGTAAAACTAAAGCTGAAGACCAAATCGTTAGATTAGTTTATCCTAGTAAAAAACAACTTCCTAAAGTTGCGCCAGCATTTATAATAGTCGGAGGTAATACTCTATCCAGAGGATTAACACTAGAAGGTTTAACTACCTCATTCTTTTTAAGAACGACTAATCAGGCAGACACCCTCATGCAAATGGGAAGATGGTTTGGTTATAGAAAAGGATATGAAATATTTCCACGAGTATGGTTAGATAAAATGGCATTAGAAAGATATCAATTTTTATCACAGATGAATGAAGAATTAAGAGAAGAAATTAATGTTTATGCTGATAATGGATTAACACCGCTAGAATATGCACCAAGAATAAAAAATTCACCAAATTATAATTTAATTAGAATTACATCTAATAATAAAATGCAGTCAGCTAAACCTGCTAAATATAATTTTGCAGGATTTAATACTCAAACAATTTATTTTGAAAACGATGAAGAAAAGTTAACTAGAAATTTAGAAACAACCCAAGTATTCTTGAATAATCTTGATACACCGGAAATCAACAAAAATAAAATGATATGGAGAAATGTAGAGACTAATCATGTTAAACACTTTCTGGAAGAATATATCGTATGTGATTCTGATATTAAGATGTCAAGTTTGCCAGCTTTAATAGAGTGGGTTGAAAAAAATTCTGAAAACTTATCCAATTGGAATATTGTATTTTCAAGTATTGAAGACATTAATAACACTGAAAATTTAGAGAATGACTGGAATATTCATGGATTTAGTCCAAAAGTAGTGAGACGTACAAAGTTGAAAAATAGAAGTACTGACGAAATAGCAAACATCGGTGTACTAAGGACTCCTAGTGATTTATTAGCAGATATTAAAGATAAACTAAAACCTGGAGAAAAAGGGGCAAACGAACCAAGTGTCATTCAAAAAATAAGAGAGAAATATAACTATGGTAATGTCCCTCAATTGATAATCTATAGAATTAATAAAGGTTCTGAAAGTATAGAAGAATTTGAAAGAAATAACCCACATCTCCCAAATAGAAATCCGTTGAATTTTCCTAAAGAACCAATAGGAATAAATATTTTAATACCTGGTACGTCAAATTCTAAAAATTTAGAAACATATATATCTGCACAGATTCAAAACAGGAATCATATGGTAGATGAGGATGAATACAAGGAGGAAGAATAA
- a CDS encoding YIP1 family protein, with amino-acid sequence MKDSQLVLAPTFNKFREQPKWLVNMIVLIVISIISTMITMHITDITAEMKNEGLSDSEIQNMKAFMTIFTYIFGAIGPIFTVAISFVIILVISKIMKSEVKASSLFAAATLYTLISSLIALIIVAILALFGLDPTEYSITSLQIFNQDNAFLGAFDIITLIDAYLFGIILYATSRLSGKASLIWSIAYIIVVIGFSLIGASIK; translated from the coding sequence ATGAAAGATTCACAACTTGTATTAGCACCCACATTTAACAAATTTAGAGAACAACCAAAATGGTTAGTAAACATGATCGTTCTTATCGTAATTAGTATCATCTCAACTATGATTACGATGCACATAACAGACATCACTGCTGAAATGAAAAATGAAGGACTAAGTGACTCAGAAATTCAAAACATGAAAGCATTCATGACGATCTTTACATATATCTTTGGCGCAATCGGTCCAATCTTCACCGTAGCCATCTCATTTGTGATCATTTTAGTCATCTCTAAAATTATGAAATCAGAAGTAAAAGCATCAAGTCTATTCGCAGCAGCTACACTTTATACATTAATATCATCATTAATCGCTTTAATTATCGTAGCCATTTTAGCACTATTCGGACTAGACCCAACCGAATATTCTATAACAAGCTTACAAATATTTAACCAAGACAATGCATTCTTAGGCGCTTTCGATATCATTACACTTATAGATGCATACCTATTCGGAATCATATTATATGCCACTAGCCGACTATCAGGTAAAGCATCACTCATATGGTCAATCGCATATATAATAGTAGTAATCGGATTCTCACTAATCGGCGCAAGTATTAAGTAG
- the dcm gene encoding DNA (cytosine-5-)-methyltransferase, whose protein sequence is MLKIIEAFSGIGSQVQALKNLNIDHKVEAIMEWEIGAMYAYDIMHNGQQDISKYRHHTRESLIKYLSKYTLSSDGKVPLTIRSLNAMNVSQLKAILCSIERNNNLVDITTAKAEQLPDADLLTYSFPCQDLSKSGYWHKNTGGIDRDANNRSTLLWQVERLLIEYKNIGKQLPSFLLMENVNNILGSQHIKNFTEWKNFLEDLGYVNQVYTLDARNFGVPQSRVRTYMISVLAKDTKKKQDVENYFNNYNLENIKLDKNNITSLKNYLKLDYTIEKYRQEAIDSTPIFTVSREKIYNNNVVLAKDSEPIKNIWARTVTTKQDRHPNSGIIVYEKDPLTPFNKKYRNLTPRECFLLMGFKESQFDLLLENNIEIAKDRKILPSSKLIKLAGNSIVVPVLEKIFEQITEINDEIIKKEQVTLA, encoded by the coding sequence ATGTTAAAAATCATTGAAGCGTTTAGTGGTATTGGGAGCCAAGTACAAGCGCTAAAAAATTTAAATATTGATCATAAAGTTGAAGCTATTATGGAATGGGAAATTGGCGCAATGTATGCATATGATATCATGCATAATGGTCAACAAGATATTTCTAAGTATAGACATCATACAAGAGAATCATTAATTAAATACTTATCAAAATATACACTTTCTAGTGATGGAAAAGTACCATTAACCATTAGATCATTGAATGCTATGAATGTATCACAATTAAAAGCAATATTATGTTCAATAGAAAGAAATAATAATTTAGTTGATATAACTACTGCAAAAGCAGAGCAACTTCCAGATGCTGATTTATTAACATATTCTTTCCCCTGTCAAGATTTGTCTAAAAGTGGTTATTGGCATAAAAATACTGGTGGTATTGATCGTGACGCTAATAATAGATCTACTTTATTATGGCAAGTTGAGAGATTGCTTATAGAATATAAAAATATAGGAAAACAACTACCATCATTTCTTCTTATGGAAAATGTTAATAATATATTAGGGAGTCAACACATAAAGAATTTTACAGAATGGAAAAACTTTCTTGAAGATTTAGGTTATGTTAATCAAGTTTATACACTTGATGCCAGAAATTTTGGAGTACCTCAATCTAGAGTTCGTACATATATGATTAGCGTATTGGCTAAAGATACTAAGAAAAAACAAGATGTAGAAAATTATTTTAATAATTATAACTTAGAAAATATTAAATTAGATAAAAACAATATAACATCATTGAAAAACTATTTAAAATTAGACTATACAATTGAGAAATATAGACAAGAAGCTATAGATAGTACCCCGATTTTTACAGTTTCAAGGGAAAAAATATATAATAATAACGTAGTCTTAGCCAAAGACAGTGAACCCATTAAAAATATTTGGGCTAGAACTGTTACTACTAAACAAGATAGACATCCAAACTCAGGAATAATTGTTTATGAGAAAGACCCATTAACACCATTTAATAAAAAATATCGTAATTTAACACCTAGAGAATGTTTTTTACTTATGGGATTTAAAGAGAGTCAATTTGATTTACTATTAGAAAATAATATAGAGATAGCTAAAGATAGAAAAATATTACCATCATCAAAATTAATTAAGTTGGCTGGTAACAGCATAGTAGTTCCTGTATTAGAAAAAATATTTGAGCAAATTACAGAAATAAATGATGAAATAATAAAAAAAGAACAGGTGACCTTAGCTTAA
- a CDS encoding ABC transporter ATP-binding protein: MINLVNVNRHFKNGDETNHILKDINISINTGEFIAIMGPSGSGKSTLINILGFIDRGYTGKYLFNQENYQDVSDNKLADVRNKTVGFVFQNFKLIQNNTILENVSIPLLYSGMSTRERKQRVESILREVGIENKKHLVPNKLSGGQQQRVAIARSIVNQPKFIIADEPTGALDSQTSKDIMELFVQLNKEQNTTMIIVTHDRKVAEQADRIIHILDGRVQREEVVG, encoded by the coding sequence ATGATTAATTTAGTCAATGTTAATCGACACTTTAAGAACGGCGATGAAACAAATCACATTTTAAAAGATATTAATATCTCAATTAATACTGGTGAGTTTATTGCGATTATGGGTCCATCTGGTTCAGGTAAAAGTACATTGATTAATATTTTAGGCTTTATAGATCGAGGCTATACGGGTAAATATTTATTTAATCAAGAAAATTATCAAGATGTTTCTGATAATAAACTCGCAGATGTAAGAAATAAAACAGTAGGGTTTGTCTTTCAAAACTTTAAACTGATTCAAAATAATACAATTTTAGAAAATGTCAGTATTCCATTACTTTATTCAGGAATGAGCACGAGAGAACGAAAGCAACGTGTAGAATCGATATTGAGAGAAGTAGGTATTGAAAATAAAAAACATTTAGTACCTAATAAATTATCAGGTGGACAACAACAACGTGTGGCAATAGCACGTTCAATCGTCAATCAACCAAAATTCATCATCGCAGACGAACCAACTGGGGCATTAGATTCACAAACATCAAAAGATATCATGGAATTATTTGTTCAATTAAATAAAGAACAAAATACAACAATGATTATCGTAACGCATGACCGTAAAGTTGCTGAACAAGCTGATCGTATCATTCACATCTTAGACGGACGCGTGCAACGAGAAGAGGTGGTTGGATGA
- a CDS encoding ABC transporter permease, whose protein sequence is MNNLPNIISISLRSIMKNKRRNIFTMIGIIIGIAAVITIMSLGNGFKKTASEQFEDTGASKGQAIINYMPNNFEGSGDNPFDKEDIDLVKQVDGVKNAKIKEDKDQSYTGKMTNAKKQKDVNIFKKGQVDNVSKGKGFTKTDNELKEKVVTIDEKLAKDVYHNDAIGKTMFIEDQGFKIVGISSNALYDSSVNMPSKTFNRYMGDLNQDMPSLEIKVSEDSSKKEIADKAAKQLNKRGSGNSDGSYQYTDMEDTMKSITKVFDAITYFVAAVAGISLFIAGIGVMNVMYISVAERTEEIAIRRAFGAKGRDIEIQFLIESVVLCLIGGVIGLIIGILVSKLVAAVTPDMVQSVISLGSILLAVGVSTLIGIVFGWIPARSASKKELIDIIK, encoded by the coding sequence ATGAATAACTTACCTAATATCATCTCAATATCACTCAGATCTATTATGAAAAATAAACGTCGAAATATATTTACAATGATCGGTATCATCATAGGTATCGCTGCTGTTATTACCATTATGTCACTTGGTAATGGTTTTAAGAAAACAGCATCTGAACAATTTGAAGATACAGGAGCAAGTAAAGGGCAAGCGATAATCAACTATATGCCAAATAACTTTGAAGGTTCAGGGGATAATCCTTTTGATAAAGAAGATATTGATCTTGTAAAACAAGTCGATGGTGTTAAAAACGCGAAAATTAAAGAAGATAAAGATCAAAGTTACACTGGTAAAATGACCAATGCTAAAAAACAAAAAGATGTAAACATCTTCAAAAAAGGTCAAGTTGATAACGTATCAAAAGGTAAAGGATTCACTAAAACAGACAATGAATTAAAAGAAAAAGTCGTTACAATCGATGAAAAGTTAGCTAAAGACGTCTATCATAACGACGCTATAGGTAAAACAATGTTTATCGAAGACCAAGGATTTAAAATTGTCGGTATTTCGAGCAACGCATTGTATGATTCATCAGTCAATATGCCAAGCAAAACGTTCAATCGATACATGGGCGACTTAAACCAAGACATGCCAAGCCTTGAAATTAAAGTCTCAGAAGATAGTAGTAAAAAAGAAATTGCTGATAAAGCAGCCAAGCAATTAAATAAAAGAGGTTCAGGAAACAGTGATGGTAGTTATCAATATACAGATATGGAAGATACAATGAAAAGTATCACTAAAGTATTTGATGCCATTACGTATTTCGTTGCCGCAGTAGCAGGTATTTCACTCTTTATTGCAGGTATTGGTGTGATGAATGTTATGTATATTTCAGTAGCAGAAAGAACAGAAGAAATTGCGATACGACGAGCATTTGGTGCTAAAGGACGAGATATAGAAATACAATTTCTTATCGAAAGTGTCGTCTTATGTCTTATCGGTGGTGTGATCGGACTAATAATAGGAATATTAGTATCCAAACTCGTAGCAGCCGTTACACCAGATATGGTACAAAGTGTCATCAGCCTAGGCTCTATACTACTAGCAGTCGGCGTTTCAACACTTATCGGTATCGTATTCGGTTGGATACCAGCACGCTCAGCATCTAAGAAAGAATTAATAGATATTATAAAATAA
- a CDS encoding AIPR family protein — MIEDELDKIIKIAASENYTMDRENAFNILICSLYCYKSLEYRKNWYDLINENITDGKSDGGIDFVYFDDDNSKVIVGQNKYSKNIKVNDVFAEVSKINNTLIDFEKEQTNTYSKYVKKSLRNAIDRLSDEDEGNIEILFSSTSDVNETSVKKKVENIKDSKFNEAFYLNERDIEKLIEDLQEDLKPAEEHKFEIDESKNALKYESDEYKGIVVNISANSLKAAYEKFESDGLFNMNIRRYIKSKTVDDAIKNSMKKNSEDFWFMNNGITIACQDFHLDGDNVKVYDFSIVNGGQTTTLIAKNLESNKKNFYVMCKIITRNDSESKKERSFFNNIAEATNSQKAIQPKDLKANAPEMVKLQKILQEKDIFLEIKRGISAPRKYSNKKIKNEEFAQLFYSFVNQRPGTARSNKKSLFSNNSHYKNIFKLNYANDKNKVDFITDLIDLHHRVTYIIQNIKDTNHDNNYFDSEHMIILNNGRYSLIAIMGLIYRIVNNDSGGKSTDNLVGDDFIYGSFISNYKEDDIDARLKEFIIEYVQLLNELYIQEYDSGNVTSPSNFFKTDKKYIDKIANKVINNQKIKRKNDELMEVYGPLFVRR; from the coding sequence ATGATAGAAGATGAATTAGATAAAATAATTAAAATTGCTGCATCTGAAAATTACACTATGGACAGAGAAAATGCATTTAATATATTAATTTGTTCTTTATACTGTTATAAATCGTTAGAGTATAGAAAAAATTGGTATGACTTGATAAATGAAAATATTACTGATGGAAAAAGTGATGGTGGTATTGATTTTGTATATTTTGATGATGACAATTCAAAAGTAATTGTAGGACAAAATAAATACTCTAAAAATATAAAAGTAAATGATGTTTTTGCAGAAGTGTCAAAAATTAATAATACACTTATTGATTTTGAAAAAGAGCAAACTAATACATATAGCAAATATGTCAAAAAATCATTAAGAAATGCTATTGATAGATTATCTGATGAAGATGAGGGGAATATAGAAATTTTGTTTTCATCAACTAGTGATGTTAATGAGACGTCGGTTAAAAAGAAAGTAGAGAATATTAAAGACTCGAAATTTAATGAAGCATTTTATTTAAATGAAAGAGATATAGAGAAGTTAATTGAAGATCTTCAAGAAGATTTAAAACCAGCAGAGGAACATAAATTTGAAATTGATGAATCTAAAAATGCTTTGAAATATGAATCTGATGAGTATAAAGGAATCGTAGTAAATATAAGTGCAAATAGTCTAAAAGCGGCTTATGAAAAGTTTGAAAGTGATGGACTGTTTAATATGAATATAAGACGCTATATAAAATCTAAAACAGTCGATGATGCTATTAAGAATAGTATGAAAAAGAATTCAGAAGATTTTTGGTTTATGAATAATGGTATTACTATTGCTTGTCAAGATTTTCATTTGGATGGAGATAATGTTAAAGTATATGACTTTTCAATAGTAAATGGCGGACAAACTACTACACTTATTGCGAAAAATCTAGAATCAAATAAAAAAAATTTTTACGTAATGTGCAAAATAATTACACGAAACGATAGTGAATCAAAAAAAGAAAGATCATTTTTCAATAATATTGCAGAAGCAACTAATTCACAGAAAGCAATACAACCAAAAGATCTAAAAGCTAATGCACCTGAAATGGTGAAATTACAAAAAATTCTACAAGAAAAAGATATATTCTTAGAAATTAAAAGAGGGATTTCTGCTCCGAGAAAATATTCTAATAAAAAAATTAAAAATGAAGAATTCGCACAGTTGTTCTATTCATTTGTAAATCAAAGACCTGGGACAGCTAGATCAAATAAAAAAAGTTTGTTTTCAAATAACTCGCATTACAAAAATATATTCAAATTAAACTACGCTAATGATAAGAATAAAGTTGATTTTATTACAGATTTAATTGACTTACACCATAGAGTTACATATATTATTCAAAATATTAAAGATACTAACCATGATAATAATTATTTCGATAGTGAACATATGATTATTTTGAATAATGGTAGATATTCTTTAATTGCTATTATGGGACTGATTTATAGAATAGTTAACAATGATAGCGGAGGCAAAAGTACAGATAATTTAGTTGGGGATGATTTTATCTATGGTAGTTTTATATCAAATTATAAAGAAGACGATATAGATGCAAGGCTAAAAGAGTTTATTATTGAATATGTTCAATTGTTAAATGAATTATACATTCAAGAATACGATTCTGGAAATGTAACTAGTCCAAGTAATTTCTTTAAAACTGATAAAAAATATATAGATAAAATAGCTAATAAAGTTATAAATAACCAAAAAATTAAGAGAAAAAATGATGAGCTTATGGAAGTTTATGGTCCTTTATTTGTTAGACGTTAA